The genomic interval TAGATGTAATTACACAAATTAAAAATACAGGTGCTAAAGTGGTACTTTGTACGCCCAGTGTAATTGGCGAAAAAACAGATGGCAGTAATCCGCAGGATAAAATGCTGGATGAATATTCAGACATCAGCCGGAAGGTAGCCAAAGCTACTGGTAGCAAGCTATGTGACCTGCGTAAAGCTTTTATAGATCACTTAAAAACAAATAATACAGCCAATCAGGATAAAAATATTCTTACTAGTGATGGCGTGCATTTAAATAAAGAAGGAAACGCTTTTGTAGCTGCCCAAATGAGCAAATTTCTGAAATAGAGTACATAAAAGTTTTGTATCTGTTTCAAATCGGGAATCTGTTAATTTATTTCATTCAAATTATTTAATGTTTTTTATGCTGACACTTACCTAATAAACTACTGCTATGGACCTGAGAGGAGTTTTTAAAGGCTATACCATTTACTGGATTGTACTTCTCATCACCTTTTTACTGATCGGAAACATCTACCTCATTTATCAGAACAGTGAGACCATCAGACGAAATGTAGCCATCTATGAGGAAGCAGAAAAAATAAAGGTAAATACCACAGAAGTAATCAGAAATCTGCACCTGATCGACATGATGCTGCGGAGTTATGCGCTGACGAATAACAATGATTTTTTAGAAACAGCAGATAGTTGCATTCAAAATAAGGACATTATCTATTCCAGTCTGGAAAACTCGCTTCATAAGCAGGGGTATGACATGGAAAAATTCACCTCCATGCGGGAAGGGGTTTATAAGTATTATACCGTTATCGATGACATGAAAACCCATCTATTAAAGGGTGAAAAGGAAAAATTTTCAGAAATACTTAAACCTGATCCTGGATTTAGTGCCTGGACAGCTTTTAATTCCTTTAGTAAGGATGTAAATGATTTTGAGAATAATATAAAGCAGCAAGCCTATGCAGAATATCTGGAAGCTGTCCGCAATAGTTATTTGCTTCAGATTATTCTCTTCTTTCTGGCAGTTCCTACGCTCGCCTTTATGGCCTATCATGCGAGACGGGATTTTTACCTGTCTGAAAAACTCCGGCAATCTACTGAGGAAAACTATACAATTGTGGCCGAACAAAATGAAATGCTCGAACGGATGGTGAGAGAGCGCACCAAAGAAGTGGTCGAGCAAAATAAAATGATAGGTGCCCAGTATGAGGAAATTACCGCTCGCAATGAGCAGCTGGAATTGCACCAGAGAGAAATAGAAGCACGTAGAAATGAATTGGGTGAGCAATATGCAGCTTTGCAGGAAGCCAACAAAATTATTGAGCAGCAACACCACGAAATTCAATCCAAACACGATGAACTGGCCAGGGAAGTAGAGAGGCAGACGTATGATTTAAAACAAACCAATCTGGAACTGATTGAATACAACCGGAGCCTGGAACAGTTTGCCTACATTATTTCTCATAACCTGAGAGGTCCGATGGCCCGGTTAACTGGCCTGGCTTCTATTCTTGAAATGGCTCAAAATGATTCAGAAGCCAAATCAATTATCGGGATGATGGTGAAGTCTACCCACGATCTCGATCAGGTGATTAAAGACCTTACCATGATTCTGGAAGTACAAAAGACCGGTTCGCAGATGCTGAGCGAAATTAAGCTGGATGCGCTTGTAGATAAGGCAACTACTATCCTTACGGCTGAAATTCAGGAGACCGGCGCTTTAATAAAAAGAGAATTAGGCGCAAAATCCGTTTACTCACTGGCTCCTTACCTGGAGAGCATTATATATAATCTGTTTAGCAACGCCATCAAATACCGCCATCCCAACAGGCGTCCTGAAATTTCTATCACTTCTGTACGCGAAAATGGCTATACCAGAATCGATGTAGGAGATAATGGCCTCGGAATGGACTTGAAAACTTATAAAAACAATTTATTCAATCTCTATAAACGTTTTCATTTTCATGTGGAAGGAAAAGGCCTTGGATTATATCTGGTAAAAACGCAAATCATGGCTTTAGGCGGAAAAATCGAAGTTAAAAGCGAACCCGAACAAGGTACTATTTTTTCCCTTTTTCTGAAAAACGCATAATATGCCAGTTTTTTGTCGCTTATTATAAAAGTACAACCCAAAATTTGAGTACTATTGCCGAAAAAATACCTATGAAAGGCGTTTATTCCATCCTGCTGTTGATCCTATCCAATATATTTATGACTTTAGCCTGGTATGGACATTTGCAGTTTAAACATATTTCCTGGCTCAAAGGCCTGGGTCTGGTAGCAGTGATCATGATCAGCTGGGGACTGGCTTTTTTCGAATATATCTTTCAGGTGCCTGCCAATAAAATTGGCTACCGCGACAATGGAGGGCCGTTTTCATTGTTTGAGTTAAAAACCATCCAGGAAGCCGTTTCACTGATTGTGTTTATCCTGATCACCGTTTTTGTGTTCCGCACAGAAAAAATGGCCTGGAACCATATGGTTGGCTTTCTGCTGATTGTGCTGGCAGTTTTTTTTATCTTCAAAAAATGGTAAGTATTATGCTTTAATGCGGTGTTTGAGCCGGTCAATGGCTACAGCGCCGATGATAATTACGCCGATAATTACCTCCTGTACAAAGTTAGGCACACCCAGCATATTACAGCCGTTGCGCAGTACCGCCATAATGAGTGCGCCAATAATAGAGCCCATGGCACTTCCTTCGCCTCCACTCAATGAGCCTCCTCCAATTACCACCGCTGCAATAATATCGAGTTCCATACCGGCAGCTGCTGTAGGGTCGCCTACCGTCAGGTTGCTGTACTGCATAATGGAAGATATCCCGACAAACATGGAACTGAGGGTGTAAATAGCAATACGGTTAAGTGAAATATTAATTCCACACAAGCGGGCTGTTTTTTCATTAGAACCAATTGCAAAAATATATCGGCCAAAAACAGTATACTTTAACAGAATAGCGGTAAAGGCTACCAGCAAAATGGTCATCCATACACCGGGAGCAAAAATGAGCCAGCCTGGTTCAGGGTCGAGTAGCATGAGTTTTTGCAGGCCATTGGCAGGTGTACTCACGGTTTGTTCTTTTCCAATCCATTTGGCAATACCCCTGGCAATTTGCATCATACCCAGCGTGATAATAAAAGGTACAATTTTAAGCCTGGAAGTAGTAAGACCGATCAGCCAGCCACAAACCGCACAAGCAGCAATGCCACCAATGGCTGCCAAAAATGAAATCCCCACGCCTGCTTCCGGTACATTACCCCCCATGTTAAGTATGGTTGCAATGACCACGGTGCCCAGTGCGATCTGCGAACCTACACTCAGGTCGATGCCACCGGAAATAATCACAATGGTCATGCCCATTGCAGCAATACCCACAATAACCGTTTGCGTAATAATGGTTTTTATATTATAAAAGCTGTAAAACTCAGGTGGACAGAGAATAATAAACAGGATAAACACCGAAAGCAATCCAAAAAACGGAGCAAACTGGAGAATGATCTTTTTAGGTCCTGGCAATCGTCCGGCGCCTGCTGGTGTATTTACTGGTAATGGCTCTACTTCTATTTTTGAAGACATATGTCAAAAATTCTTAATAAACTAGTTCAGGTGGCTATGTGACTAAAAATGATAATAAACAAGGTGGGTAATTTACTTAAATTTTATTCAATTTCTGAACAGAAGATAGTTTAGCCTTGAAAAGTTAATATTCCGGAAAAACTTTCAAGCTTTAAAATGCTGTATATGCGACTTTAGAGTTCCTTCACAAACAGATGGTTTGTGCCATATATCTTTGTTTAGGAAAGAAGTATACGGCAACATCTTCTATAAAATGAAATGCGCATCGTTTGTTTCTGAGAAAAAATCAGAAATTTGCCTGATAGCGGCAATCTTTGTAAAGTAGCATAATACTATCTTTCCCATTCAGCAGGCAAACGTATATTTACTTTTTTTATGGTAACATTTGATGCAGATTTATCCTTTCTATACCTGGCATCGGGTGTTTCGCTGCTTGTATTGCTACTGTTAGCCTGGTTAGCCTGGAGGCGAGTCAATAAGAAACGCCTTGCCTGGCGTATGGCCGCCAGTAGTGTGGGCATGATATCTTTGATGATGCTTGCATTAAAACCACAATTCAGACAAACTGTTTTGCCACAAGAAGCCATTTTATTGACAGAAGGAACAAACCAGGATAGTTTACAATCGCTGCTTCAAACCTTTACCGGAGATGTGCCAGCTATCTTTACAACGGATAGTTCTTCTTCTCAATCATTCGCTAAGCAGGAAGTAAAATGGACACCAGATATAGCCTATTTGCGGCGGAATCATCCACAGGTAAACCGATTACATATCCTGGGTTATGGATTAAGCCATGTAGAATTAGACGCACTTGATTCTCTGCAAGCGATTCCTCACCTTTCTCTGTTAGAAGGAGGTTTTCATGCTGTACACTGGCCGCAACTAACACAAGCCGGAGAAGCTTTACACCTACAAGGAATCTATGAAAACAAAGCGGCACAGCCTGTAAAACTGGTATTAGAAGGATTCGGTCTCCGGCTGGATTCCTTGGAAATACCTGCCAGCCAGACAAAGGAATTTGATTTACAAACCTTGGTAAAAGAATCAGGTAGCTTTGTATATAGCCTCAATGTGTTCATAAATAATCGTCTGATTGCAGCAGAGAAAATACCCATTCTGGTGGAGCCGCCTTCTCTCATACGGTTTATCATTCTGGAATCATTTCCGGGATTTGAAGTAAAATTCCTGAAAACATGGCTTTCCGAAAGGCAATATACTGGTATCGTGCGTACCACCATTAGCCGGGATAAGTACCGTACCGAATACATTAACCAGGAGAAAGTAAATGCCAATACCCTGAATGCTACACTGCTGGAAACTATAGATCTTGTGATTGCAGATGAGCAGTCGGTAAGTGGGTTGAGTAGCCGAGAACAGGCAGCCTTACAACAGGCAATGGAGGAAAAAGGTGTAGGGCTGCTCATTCTCTGGAAAGAACCGCAGAACAGGAAAGGGAACTTGTTTACAAATTCATTTAAAATTAATACGCCGCCCAGGCTGGAAGAACAACCTACGAGAGTTACCTGGCCAGATATGTCATCAGGTGCAGTTTCCATTAGCGCAACAGGTGCCAGAATAGAATATAGCCCTGGAACCAGGCCAATGGTGCAGGATGAAAAAGGAGGAATCCTGGTGAGTACGCAGGTGTGGGGCAGGGGGAAAATGATGGCAAGCCTGCTAAATTCAAGCTATATGTGGGTGCTGGATGGAAAACAAACACTATATTCCAGTTATTGGTCTGCATTGCTCAGTAGCCTTGTAGCTGGCAAAGAACCGGAACAAACCTGGCAGATTGCTTCGAAAATACCATTGGTACATCATCCGCTTACATACACCTTAACAACTTATGCATCACAAACACCAGTTGGGTTGAGCGGCAATGTTTCTTTTTACTTAGCACAGGATGCATTGAATCCACAGCGATGGAAAGGCACGTTCTGGCCGGATTCAACTGGCTGGAGGGTGGTACAAACAGAAGGAGGAAATCCTTACTGGCATTATATTTATTCTTCCTCCAATTGGAAAGACCTGCAATGGAAGGAGAGGAGGGAAGCTACTTTACAATGGGCCAACCGCCAGCATATGAAACTTACAGCATCTTCAACAAGTGTCAGTCAGTTTGTTACAAAGCCTGTTTCCTCTCTTTGGTTTTTCTTACTCTTTCTGGGAAGTATGGCTTATTTGTGGATCGAGCGGAAGTTGTAATTGGTTAACTGGCCATTTATCAGTAATATATTTCATTCAGTGATATTAAGCTTCTGGAAATTTCATACAGTCCATATACTGCCTTTCCTCCTCCAGGGCCGGAGAGGCCCCGCTTTCGCATCCGTCACTCTATACAACCCGCACATGGCCAATGCTGACCCAAAGGTTGTATAAGGTGACTCCTGCAAAAGCTGTTATCAGCAAATACGCATATTAGTTTTTATTTGAATATTATTTTATTGCTGCCTAATAAATTAGGCACTATAGGCCATTGACAAATTTAGAAGGCGATCAGTTTTTGTACCTGGCTTTCCAGTAGCTGGTTATAGATAGGATTGGTAATCTGGTTATCCGTCATGTTGGCTTCGATTCTGGACAGTTTTACCCGTAAACCGATCATATCCATGCCCAGGTAGCTCAGTACATCGCTCAGGTGGCTCAGGGCAGCAGCACCACCTTGTACGCCGGAAGATAGTCCGACCAGCGCTGCTTTTTTATTATTCAACGAGCTGGGGTATTTCAGGCCGTCAATAAAAGCCTTGAGCACTCCCGGATAGGAACCATTGTATTCCGGCACTACAAATACAAATTTATCGCTTTGTTCAATGAGTTTCCGGAGTTCGTTGAATGCCGGATTTTTGCCGGAATTGCTGTATAAGGCAGTATGTGTAAAATCGGGAGGGAGGTCTCTCAAGTCGAGAATAATACTTTCTACCTGATGTCTGGCCAGGAGTTGCTGATAATGTAAAGAAATAATTTTAGAAATAGAGTTTGCCCGGTTCGTGCCGCAGATGATCGTGATCATGTAAAAGTTTCCTGAAATACCTTTTCAACTAATTTTAACACATAACAGCACAGACGTCATTTAGGTTTACACTCGTATTTAACCTATGCTGTGTAGCTTATTGCGACTACAAAAGTAAAACTCCCGGCAAAATAGAATGTGTTTTTAAATAGATAGCGATTAAAACAAACTTTATTTTTAATCTATTACTCCACAACAAACGTAATTTATTTAGATTCGCTTTTTAAGCTACCACCTTTTTGATTTGTTACATGAAAAAATATACTTTTCTGTTCCTTGGATTTCTTTATTTGTGTTTCAATGTACATGCGCAGACTATTATTACCGGAAAAGTACTAGATGCACAAACGCAAGAACCAGTAGAAGCAGCACAATTATATACACCTAATTTGATTTTACTGGGAACGACCAATGCCGAAGGTAATTTTGAGATCCGGACAGATACGCTTATCTCATCATTTACGGTAAATAGCCTGGGATATACACCGCAAACTATACAGATTAAGGCAGGCCAAACATATATAGAAATCCGTTTACAAGAATCTATTCGTACGCTGAATGAAGTAGTGGTGACCGGCTACGAAACCAACCGCAAGTTAATAGAGACAGCTGGTTCTATAGCCTTACTTTCCAATGTAGACCTGCAACGATTCAGCAATACTTCCCTGCTTCCGGCGGTTAATACGGTTCCTGGGGTGCGGATGGAAGAACGTTCGCCGGGAAGTTACCGCCTTTCGATCCGGGGAAGCCTCATCCGGGCTCCGTTTGGGGTGCGGAATGTAAAAGTATACTGGAACGATATTCCTTTTACCGACCCTGGCGGCAATACCTATCTGAACCTGATGGATTTTAATGCCATTCAGAATATGGAAATCATCAAAGGTCCAGCCGGAAGTATTTACGGCGCCGGTACTGGGGGAACGGTATTGCTGCAAAGTTTGGCAAAAGGAGAAAATAAGCCTGGTGTGCAGGTTTCTGGTATTGTGGGATCTTACGGGTTAAAAGGATTGCAAACGCTGGTGCAAACGGATGGAGATACACCATTAGTGGCCGGATATTCCCGTTTAGAGTCAGATGGGTATAGAGAGCAGAGTGCCATGCGCAGAGATATGTTTCATTTTTATTACCAGCCGTTCAAAAGCGAAAAAAGAACGATACAGGTAAGCGGATTTTATTCAGATTTGTACTACCAGACCCCAGGCGGCCTCACCAGGGCACAATTTCAGCAGAATCCCAGGCTTTCCAGACCGGCAGCCGGCCCGAACCGGAGCAGTATTGAACAGAAAGCGGCTATTTATAATAAAACTTTTTTTGTAGGTGCTTCCCAGCAATATACCTTTAACAGCAAATTCAGCAATAGTACTTCTATCTATGCTACCTCCGGAAAATTTGAAAATCCATTTATTTCCAATTATGAACGCAGAGCCGAACAAGGATTTGGCGGCCGTACCAAATTTGCTTATGTACAAGACTTAGGAAATACTACTATCAAATATACGGCTGGCGCCGAATTCCAGACCTATTTTGCCTCCGACCGGGTATATGGAAATAACCTGGGGCAACCAGATACCCTGCAATTCGACGATGAAATTGGTGCTACCCAGTATTTTATTTTTGCCCAGGCTGAACTGGAATTGCCCCATGATATTGTATTGACCGCCGGAGCAAGTTACAACCGACTTACATATAATCTGCTTCGGTTATCCGGAGTGCCGCCATTTCAGCAGCAGGACCGTAAGTTCAGCCCGGTGGTTTCTCCCAGAATCGCCCTGCTCAAAAACTGGCACGACCGTTTTGCGCTACATGGAAGTATTGGGTTTGGCTATTCACCACCAGCAATTACAGAAGTCCGTCCTTCTGAAGCTACTTTTAATACTGGCCTGAAACCTGAAATTGGCGTGAATTATGAACTTGGCTTCCGGGGAAGTTTGCTGCAAAACAGGTATTCTTTTGATCTTACTGGTTTCTCCTTGCAACTCCGGGAAACGATCGTACGCCGGTCTACAGATAGCGGAGCGGAGTATTTTATAAATGCTGGCGCTACTTCACAAAAAGGAATTGAACTGGCCAACTCATTTGCACTGGTAAACAATCCGGCACAAATTATTTCCGGCGTTCGGCTGCTACTGAATTATACGTTTAATGATTTCAAATACAAAAACTATCAGCAAAATACCACTGATTTTTCAGGAAAAAAGATTGCCGGTGTAGCCCCAAATATAGTAGTAGCAGGTATTGACGTACAATCTAAACCTGGGTTTTATGCCAATATCACTTATACTTATACCGATATCATTCCGCTCAACGATGCCAATTCCGAGAATGCTGTAGATTATACCTTACTCAGTGGCCGCATTGGCTGGAAAAAGCAGTTCAATCTGGTCGAATTACAGGCTTATGCCGGTATAGATAATGCATTAAATACCCGCTACAGTCTGGGAAATGACCTGAATGCCTTTGGAAACAGATTTTTCAATCCGGCGGCTGACCGGAATTATTATGGAGGAGTATCAGTGAAATACCTGTTTAAAGCCAGAGACTGAAAATATAATATTATTAATTTTCCATGCAGCAAGATTATACTGCTTAGGGTTAATCCAGTGGCGGCATCATGTGTGTGCTGATTGCAATACGGTTCCAGGCATTAATTCCAATAATCGCCATAATAATTTGTGCTAAACTCACTTCATCTAATAATCTGGCAGCATTGGCATAAGTTTCATCGGAAACTTTCTGATGAATAAGCGTAATCTCTTCGGTAAGCGCTAAAATGGCCCGTTCAACTTCAGTAAAATAAGGTGTTTCACGCCAGGCATTAAGGGCATAAATCCGTTGTTCGGTTTCGCCTAATACCCTGGCTTCTTTGGTGTGCATGTCGATACAAAATGCACACCCATTGATCTGGGAAGCTCTGATTTTAATCAGATGTTTTTGAATGGGTGTCAGTTTAGTTCTGCTCAGGTATTTTTCAAAGGAGAACATCGTTTCGTAGGCTTTTGGCTCTACTTCTTTCATTACTATTCGAGAGTTCATGGTGTGTAAGAGCATACAGGTTAAGAAAATATTTTACTTTTTTTGGCGGTAAGCAGAGAATCAATGCTGTAAGAATAGGCTGGAAATGCAGCTAATAACAGCGAACCGGCACTCACGGCAAATACTGAATAATTCAAAGGGGCCCTGATACCTAAGGTGAGAGCCATAGATAAGGCAAACAGCAGCGTTAGCACAAAACTGCCTAAAGCCATAAGTCTTGTCTGATATCCGACCATCAGCAATACGCCAAACAGCACTTCAGCAATCGTTGCCATCCAGCCCATTATATCAGATAGCGGCCTGCTCAGAAAGGGAAGTAACACATAGGTATAATCCAGAAAATTGTTCCAGTTTCCCCAGGCTACATTGTTTTCTCCCGGAGCGCCTAACCAGCCAAACCGGTCTAGTACCGCGTTCAAAAATCCGATTCCCAGGGCAAGACGCAAATACAACTGGGCATGTGTGGCGTAAGACTTCATAGTGTATACATTTAGGATAGATGGATTTAATTTAAACAGATTCTTTGTGGTTGGCCGGCTTAAAAATCATCCGGAGCGCCTGGTCTCTGGTGAGATAGGCAACTACCCATCCATAGAGAGTTTTTATCTTATTATTATAGTTGACCAGAGAAACCAGGTGAATAAACAGCCAGCTGAGCAGTCCTAGAAAACCATTCAGATGCAGTTTATGCTTAAACAGGTCGGCTACAGCATGGTGACGGCCAACGATTGCCATATCGCCCCGGTCAAAATAGTGAAAGGGTTTTAATTTTTTGTTTTTTGACATAGCTTTTAAATTTCTGGCCAGGGTAGTTCCCTGCTGAATAGCGACCTGTGCCAGCTGCGGATGCCCTTTCGGATATACCGGGTCAGTTTGTTGAATGCTGATGTCACCAATGGCATATACATTTTTGAGGCCTTTTATCTGGTTAAATTCGTCGGTAACAATCCGTTTTCCTGCGCCAAGGCTGGTTTCCGGAATACCTTCAAACGTATGAGCTGTAATACCAGCCGCCCATATCAATGTTTTTGATTCCATAACTTCGCCATCGGAAAACTGTACCTGGTCGTTCTCAAAATTTACCACCCGTGTATTCAGCTTTACCCTGACACCTAATTCAACCAGCGCTTCGTAGGTTTCTGTATGGGTTTTTTCACTCATGGGTGCCAGCAAGTGAGGCATTGCATCCACAATTATAATTTGTCCTCCGGCTCCGGCTAGTTCCGGATACTCCTTTGTCAGAATAAAGTTTTTCATTTCAGCCAGCATACCGGCCACTTCCACACCTGTAGGACCACCACCTACTACAACCATAGTCAGGAGTTTTTTGCGTTCGATGGGATCTTTTTCAATGGCGGCTTTTTCCAGGGTTTTAATCAGTTCATTTCGCATATAAATGGCATCATCCATTCCTTTCAGGGAAATGGCATTTTTCTCAATGGTTTCATTTCCGAAAAAATTAGTTTTAGCCCCGGCCGCCAGTACAAGATAATCATACTGTAGTTCACCGTCACTTAACTGAATTGTCTGGCTTTGGGGATTTATACGAACCAGTTCAGCCATCCGGAAAGTGATTCCCTTATTGCGGAACAGTTTACGGAACGGATAACTGATGCTGGCAGGTTCCAGAAAACCGGTAGCCACCTGATAGAGCAGCGGATTGAAAAAATTATAGTTATTTTTATCTACCAGCGTAATGCGGTAATGGGTGTTCTTATATAAATGCTGGATCAGATTTAAACCGGCAAACCCTCCGCCTACGATCACAATATGTTTTTTAGAAGTAGGTGACGGTACTTTATTGAGTTGTTGTACAGATGATTCAGTAACAGCCAAAGTATTTTTCCGGACAGGTTCTGGCGAAAGCAAAGTTTCTTCCTGCGCCAGAAAATTTATAAAAGAGGGGAATGTTAGCGTTTTCATGATACCTTTTGTTGGTCATAACAAAGGTCATCAATCCGTCAGACTTTTCTCTTAAACTACTTTAAGAAACGCTTCGCCTGTTTTTAGCCCGCAGCATACTCAGAAATTCAGGGGTAAAACCCAGAAAAGAAGCCAGCATATATTGCGGAATCCGCTGCACAAAATCCGGAAAATTTTTACTGAACTGCTGATACCTTGCCTCTGCAGATTCACTCAGAAACAATTCCATTTTCCGCAAAGCAGCTGTATAAGCCCGTTGCATCATCAGCCGGAAATAGCGCTCCAGCTTAGGAATTTTGTGAAATAATTCCTCATATACCTCGCTGGAAATTACAACTACTTGTGAATCTTCTACGGCCTGTATATAATAGGGAGAAGGAACTCTGTTTTCAAAACTACGGTAATCGCTGATCCACCAGTTTTCTATGCCGAATTGTAAAATCTGTTCTGCCCCACTATCAGTGACTGAGTACAAACGGAAACAGCCTTCCAGCACAAAATACATCCCTGAGCAGACCTGTCCTTCTTTTAAGAGAAAGTCTTTTCTGGAAATGGTGGTTACCTGTAAATAGGATTGGAGTATATCCTGCTCTGTTATATCCAGATGTACAAATTTTGACAGGTGATCGAGCAGTTGTTTACACATAGGGTGCTAATATATTGAAGTGGAAATTTATACATTTCATGCGTAAGAAAACTTTTAAATTGATTCTTCCATTATAATTTGAATTTTGTACACATAAAAAATGCATTTCCGGGGAGAAATGCATTTGAAATCAAATTAGGATATTAAATACAAACTATTGTCTCATTTTCTCTACAATCTCTTCCGAAATACCAGAGGAGGAAAAACCTCCATCGTGATACAGGTTTTGCATGGTCACTTTGCGGGTGAGATCAGAGAAGAGACTAATTACATAGTCGGCACATTCTTCGGCAGAGGCATTACCCAGGGGAGACATTTTATCGGCATAGTCAAAGAAAGCATCAAAGCCGCCAACACCAGTACCTGCTGTTGTTTTGGTGGGGGACTGGGATACGGTATTAACCCGTACTTTTTTCAGTTTGCCATAGCGGTAGCCATAACTGCGGGCAATGGATTCGAGCACTGCTTTTGCCTGGGCCATATCCGAATAATCGGGAAACGTACGTTGAGACGCAATATAGGATAAGCCTACTACCGAACCATATTCATTGATAGCATCCAGTTTTTCAGCCACCTGCAGCATTTTATGAAAAGACAAGGCAGAAATATCCAGGCTTTTGAGGAACCATTCATAATTTAAATCACCATAGGAGCGGCCTTTCCGCACATTCGGACTCATGCCAATGGAGTGGAGCACAAAATCTACTTTTCCGCCCAGCACTTCCATCGAGCGTGTGTATAATTTTTCGATATCCTCTACCAAGGTTGCATCCGCCGGAATGATTTCGGCCCCACACGCTTCAGCCAGTTTATTGATCTGACCCATCCGCATAGCGATAGGCGCATTGGTGAGGGTAAATGTAGCACCTTCTTCTTTTGCTTTCAGAGCGATTTTCCAGGCAATAGATTTTTCATCCAGGGCGCCGGAAATAATACCTTTTTTTCCTTGTAATAAATTATAAGCCATTTATCAGGTGTGTTTAGGGTTAAAAAATTTAAAGTTATAAGTTTCCCTGAAAAAAGCAGACAAAGGCTTAAATTTTCAGAACAGCTTTGGTTTCCTACCGGGATCATTTAGCAGGCAGACATGAGCTGTATGGAAGCATGTACCAGGTTTTTCAGCTCAACAATATATCTGACTTATAAAGAGTTTGTTACCTCCTTAACTATATCTGTATAAAAGTGGAAGATACCTGTGTTCATCTACTCAATTCCACAATATTCTATGAAAAATTTTCTTGCCCTTGTTTGTATCATATTTCTATCTGGCACAAGCGGAATTTGCGCAGATTCAACTGCCACAGCCTTCCGGAAGAAT from Rhodocytophaga rosea carries:
- a CDS encoding sensor histidine kinase yields the protein MDLRGVFKGYTIYWIVLLITFLLIGNIYLIYQNSETIRRNVAIYEEAEKIKVNTTEVIRNLHLIDMMLRSYALTNNNDFLETADSCIQNKDIIYSSLENSLHKQGYDMEKFTSMREGVYKYYTVIDDMKTHLLKGEKEKFSEILKPDPGFSAWTAFNSFSKDVNDFENNIKQQAYAEYLEAVRNSYLLQIILFFLAVPTLAFMAYHARRDFYLSEKLRQSTEENYTIVAEQNEMLERMVRERTKEVVEQNKMIGAQYEEITARNEQLELHQREIEARRNELGEQYAALQEANKIIEQQHHEIQSKHDELAREVERQTYDLKQTNLELIEYNRSLEQFAYIISHNLRGPMARLTGLASILEMAQNDSEAKSIIGMMVKSTHDLDQVIKDLTMILEVQKTGSQMLSEIKLDALVDKATTILTAEIQETGALIKRELGAKSVYSLAPYLESIIYNLFSNAIKYRHPNRRPEISITSVRENGYTRIDVGDNGLGMDLKTYKNNLFNLYKRFHFHVEGKGLGLYLVKTQIMALGGKIEVKSEPEQGTIFSLFLKNA
- a CDS encoding NADPH-dependent FMN reductase → MITIICGTNRANSISKIISLHYQQLLARHQVESIILDLRDLPPDFTHTALYSNSGKNPAFNELRKLIEQSDKFVFVVPEYNGSYPGVLKAFIDGLKYPSSLNNKKAALVGLSSGVQGGAAALSHLSDVLSYLGMDMIGLRVKLSRIEANMTDNQITNPIYNQLLESQVQKLIAF
- a CDS encoding ABC transporter permease; the encoded protein is MSSKIEVEPLPVNTPAGAGRLPGPKKIILQFAPFFGLLSVFILFIILCPPEFYSFYNIKTIITQTVIVGIAAMGMTIVIISGGIDLSVGSQIALGTVVIATILNMGGNVPEAGVGISFLAAIGGIAACAVCGWLIGLTTSRLKIVPFIITLGMMQIARGIAKWIGKEQTVSTPANGLQKLMLLDPEPGWLIFAPGVWMTILLVAFTAILLKYTVFGRYIFAIGSNEKTARLCGINISLNRIAIYTLSSMFVGISSIMQYSNLTVGDPTAAAGMELDIIAAVVIGGGSLSGGEGSAMGSIIGALIMAVLRNGCNMLGVPNFVQEVIIGVIIIGAVAIDRLKHRIKA
- a CDS encoding DoxX family protein; the encoded protein is MKSYATHAQLYLRLALGIGFLNAVLDRFGWLGAPGENNVAWGNWNNFLDYTYVLLPFLSRPLSDIMGWMATIAEVLFGVLLMVGYQTRLMALGSFVLTLLFALSMALTLGIRAPLNYSVFAVSAGSLLLAAFPAYSYSIDSLLTAKKSKIFS
- a CDS encoding carboxymuconolactone decarboxylase family protein gives rise to the protein MNSRIVMKEVEPKAYETMFSFEKYLSRTKLTPIQKHLIKIRASQINGCAFCIDMHTKEARVLGETEQRIYALNAWRETPYFTEVERAILALTEEITLIHQKVSDETYANAARLLDEVSLAQIIMAIIGINAWNRIAISTHMMPPLD
- a CDS encoding TonB-dependent receptor, with product MKKYTFLFLGFLYLCFNVHAQTIITGKVLDAQTQEPVEAAQLYTPNLILLGTTNAEGNFEIRTDTLISSFTVNSLGYTPQTIQIKAGQTYIEIRLQESIRTLNEVVVTGYETNRKLIETAGSIALLSNVDLQRFSNTSLLPAVNTVPGVRMEERSPGSYRLSIRGSLIRAPFGVRNVKVYWNDIPFTDPGGNTYLNLMDFNAIQNMEIIKGPAGSIYGAGTGGTVLLQSLAKGENKPGVQVSGIVGSYGLKGLQTLVQTDGDTPLVAGYSRLESDGYREQSAMRRDMFHFYYQPFKSEKRTIQVSGFYSDLYYQTPGGLTRAQFQQNPRLSRPAAGPNRSSIEQKAAIYNKTFFVGASQQYTFNSKFSNSTSIYATSGKFENPFISNYERRAEQGFGGRTKFAYVQDLGNTTIKYTAGAEFQTYFASDRVYGNNLGQPDTLQFDDEIGATQYFIFAQAELELPHDIVLTAGASYNRLTYNLLRLSGVPPFQQQDRKFSPVVSPRIALLKNWHDRFALHGSIGFGYSPPAITEVRPSEATFNTGLKPEIGVNYELGFRGSLLQNRYSFDLTGFSLQLRETIVRRSTDSGAEYFINAGATSQKGIELANSFALVNNPAQIISGVRLLLNYTFNDFKYKNYQQNTTDFSGKKIAGVAPNIVVAGIDVQSKPGFYANITYTYTDIIPLNDANSENAVDYTLLSGRIGWKKQFNLVELQAYAGIDNALNTRYSLGNDLNAFGNRFFNPAADRNYYGGVSVKYLFKARD
- a CDS encoding DMT family protein, with translation MKGVYSILLLILSNIFMTLAWYGHLQFKHISWLKGLGLVAVIMISWGLAFFEYIFQVPANKIGYRDNGGPFSLFELKTIQEAVSLIVFILITVFVFRTEKMAWNHMVGFLLIVLAVFFIFKKW